Genomic segment of Streptomyces sp. NBC_01210:
TACCAACTGAGCTATAGCCCCTTGCGGTGTGCCGCCTTGATCGGAAGTTTCCCCCTCGGCGACGTCGACAACATTAACGGTCACCCCGGTCCATCGCCAAATCGTTTCGGGTCTGCACGAACAAGGCCGGTAACGTCCCACTTCGGGACCATGACCGTGACTGTGACTGTGACTGTCGCTGTGGCCGCGGCCGTGTCGCTCATGCTGTGGCGAACGAATAGAACCGCTTCAACGTGCAGTGCTCATCGAGGAGACGGCCGTAGATCGGCTCCCCCTCGAGCTCGCGGTAGGTCTCGATGGGGTCGCCCTTTATGATCAGCGCCCGCGCGCACTCCTCGCACCAGTACTGGTACTCGGGATTGACCGGATCCATGTCCCGGACGATCGGCGTACCACTGCCGCACCAGTCGCATTTCCGCCTGTGTGCACCCATCACTCAGCTCCAGCTGTGGCCGCAGGCCGTGCACACGTAGGAAACCCCGCCATTGTCGCCGAGGACTTGGGCGACATGGGCCGATCCGCAGGACGGGCAGCTGAGAGATGCACGTACCTCCGCCGCGGCAAGCAGGTCATCGGCCTTCTCGCTCCTGCTGGCGGACATTGTGCTCTCCCTCCCGTCCTCGCCGGTGTCCCCTCCGGCCGTCCGATTCTGCCATGGCCACGCAAGAGGGTCAGCGGCGTTTGCGTACGAGACCAGCCACCGCGCCCAAGATCGACGCGGCTGCGAGCGTCAGGGCGCACACCCACAGCGCATCGGCGGACCCATGCGCCCCGGGTACTGTCTGCCGATTCAGGAAGAGTGTGCCGAATGCGGCGACGCCGATCACCTGACCGAACGGAGCGTGCCTGCCCGGCGGCGGCCCCGGTGGCGAGGACCGAGGAGTAGGCGACGAGCGCCCGCCGGCCGGAAGGCCGGCCGGGAAACGCGAAATCCCGCCCTCTGACGAGGACGGGATCCGGATTGTGGAGCTAAGGAGAATTGAACTCCTGACCTCCTGCATGCCATGCAGGCGCTCTACCAACTGAGCTATAGCCCCGCGCGTTCTTCGCGCTCCGCGCTGCGAACAAGAAGAACTTTAGCCTGCGACCTGCCGGAAAGTGAAATCCGGGGGTGCGGGGCCGAACGGCGGCCCCGGCCGGGTTCAGTCGTCGTCGCCGAGGACCGGTTCCGGCAGCGTGCCGGCGTTGTGCTCAAGGAGCCGCCAGCCGCGCGCGCCCTCGCCGAGCACCGACCAGCAGCAGTTGGACAGGCCTCCGAGGCCCTCCCAGTGGTGGGCCTCCAGGCCCAGCAGCCGGCCGATCGTGGTGCGGATCGTGCCGCCGTGGCTGACCACGACGAGCGTGCCGTCCTCGGGGAGCTTCTCGGCGTGGTGCAGCACCACGGGAGCGGCCCGGTCCGCGACCTCGGTCTCGAGCTCACCGCCGCCGCGGCGCACGGGCTCGCCGCGCTTCCAGGCGGCGTACTGCTCGCCGTACTGCGCGACGATCTCCTCGTGCGTCAGGCCCTGCCAGGCGCCCGCGTAGGTCTCGCGCAGGGCGGCCTCGTAGGTGATGTCGAGTCCGGTGAGCTCGGCCAGCTCGCCGGCCGTGGCCGCCGCCCGCTTGAGGTCGGAGGCGAGAATCACATCGGGCCTGAGCGAGGCGAGCAGCCGGGCGGACCGGCGCGCCTGAGCGACACCGGTCTCGGTCAGCGCGATGTCCGTGGTGCCCTGGAAGCGGCGCTCCAGGTTCCAGGCGGTCTGGCCGTGCCGCCACAGGACGACGCGGCGTCCCGTGGCGCGCTCGCGGCTGTCTCTGCCGTTCAGCTCAGCTCACCGTCCGGGTCGCCGGCGAGCCGCGCGTGCTCCTCGGCCTTGCCGCGGGTCTTCAGGGCGTCCTCGGGGAGAGGAAGCTCGGGGCAGTCCTTCCACAGCCGCTCCAGGGCGTAGAAGACCCGCTCCTCGCTGTGCTGGACGTGCACGACGATGTCGATGTAGTCGAGCAGGATCCAGCGGGCGTCGCGGTCACCCTCACGGCGCACCGGCTTGGCGCCGAGCTCCTTGTTCAGCCGCTCCTCGATCTCGTCGACGATCGACTTGACCTGGCGGTCGTTGGGCGCGGAAGCGAGCAGGAAGGCGTCGGTGATCGACAGCACATCGCTGACGTCGTACGCAATGATGTCGTGCGCGAGCCGGTCGGCGGCCGCCTGGGCGGCGGCGTTGACGAGCTCGATGGAGCGATCCGTGGCGGTCACAAGCAGGCTTTCGTCGGCGGTCGGGAACCCTTCAAGGGTCTCACGGACCGCCGACAGCCCATGCCGCGTTTATTTCGGACCCGATGGGTCGCCTGTCTCGGACCGGATGGGTCGCCCTGTCACCGGACCTCGTAGTCCTCGCCGAGGACGACCGAGACGTCGGCGTTGGTGACGGCTTTGCCCTTCTCGACCGCGCTCGCCGGCAGACCCAGGGTCTTGGCGACCTCGACCGCCTTCGCCTTCTGCGCCA
This window contains:
- a CDS encoding histidine phosphatase family protein — protein: MNGRDSRERATGRRVVLWRHGQTAWNLERRFQGTTDIALTETGVAQARRSARLLASLRPDVILASDLKRAAATAGELAELTGLDITYEAALRETYAGAWQGLTHEEIVAQYGEQYAAWKRGEPVRRGGGELETEVADRAAPVVLHHAEKLPEDGTLVVVSHGGTIRTTIGRLLGLEAHHWEGLGGLSNCCWSVLGEGARGWRLLEHNAGTLPEPVLGDDD
- the rsfS gene encoding ribosome silencing factor, with the protein product MTATDRSIELVNAAAQAAADRLAHDIIAYDVSDVLSITDAFLLASAPNDRQVKSIVDEIEERLNKELGAKPVRREGDRDARWILLDYIDIVVHVQHSEERVFYALERLWKDCPELPLPEDALKTRGKAEEHARLAGDPDGELS